The following are from one region of the Vicugna pacos chromosome 9, VicPac4, whole genome shotgun sequence genome:
- the LOC140697998 gene encoding LOW QUALITY PROTEIN: WD repeat-containing protein 87-like (The sequence of the model RefSeq protein was modified relative to this genomic sequence to represent the inferred CDS: substituted 1 base at 1 genomic stop codon) has product MPAKRPYHSEERFSDEDWITESYRKKQVQQLSTAVKELKHIYPIRKDGPTAVYPSVDKKSLSLDFWTLRGRGELPIFHKTKKKSLPIRTPVLPSPTNRIQDPKAINWHLLGEPYRHAWAQQLSSVLKEMEMQYFYPATRDIFTGAHNSVEKQTLALMFQKDLRAFKGKGRALKLPQLDKKAQPISKEKEAVPRWETFVALYHVLRMLQQRXARDTAAQMEQFYRLMDVYQLKSPRIQKLLLELLQRKKLQSQETIYKKALKTEELVLGERLFYGLFCGSSHAPAGPLEFQGVVPLPGQNRVHTIQPVGIAHYGFLERAWKGLPQVNPYRTEKLPNIPTPTL; this is encoded by the exons ATGCCAGCTAAAAGGCCATACCACTCAGAAGAAAGATTCTCAGATGAGGACTGGATTA CTGAGTCCTACAGGAAGAAGCAGGTACAACAGTTATCCACGGCTGTCAAGGAGTTAAAGCACATTTATCCAATCAGAAAGGATGGTCCTACAGCTGTCTATCCCTCTGTGGATAAAAAATCCCTGTCCTTGGACTTCTGGACCTTGAGGGGAAGGGGTGAGCTCCCCATATTTCACAAGACAAAGAAGAAATCCCTACCTATCCGTACACCAGTGTTACCATCACCTACCAACAGGATTCAAGACCCAAAGGCTATAAATTGGCATCTTTTAGGAGAACCTTACAGGCATGCATGGGCACAGCAGTTATCCAGTGTTCTCAAAGAGATGGAAATGCAGTATTTTTATCCTGCCACAAGAGACATTTTCACAGGTGCCCATAATTCTGTGGAAAAACAAACTCTAGCACTGATGTTTCAGAAGGATCTCAGGGCTTTTAAGGGTAAAGGCAGGGCCCTCAAGTTGCCCCAACTGGACAAAAAGGCACAGCCCATCTCTAAAGAAAAGGAAGCGGTGCCTCGATGGGAGACGTTTGTGGCACTGTACCATGTTTTGCGGATGTTGCAGCAGCGATAGGCAAGAGACACTGCCGCTCAGATGGAACAGTTCTATCGCCTCATGGACGTGTACCAACTTAAGTCCCCCCGAATCCAGAAGCTGCTGCTAGAGTTACTGCAGAGAAAGAAACTCCAATCTCAAGAGACCATCTACAAAAAGGCCCTGAAAACTGAGGAGCTGGTACTTGGTGAACGGTTATTCTATGGCCTGTTTTGTGGTAGTTCTCATGCCCCTGCAGGTCCCCTTGAGTTCCAGGGAGTTGTACCCTTGCCTGGGCAGAACAGGGTGCATACTATCCAACCTGTGGGTATTGCCCACTATGGGTTCCTAGAACGTGCCTGGAAAGGCCTACCACAAGTCAATCCTTACCGTACCGAGAAGCTGCCCAACATCCCTACTCCTACTCTCTGA